The following are encoded in a window of Brevibacillus ruminantium genomic DNA:
- a CDS encoding branched-chain amino acid ABC transporter permease: MANIGWKSIKGIPLIFTLIWIVGFASALHFLDKSVIAFLGILFSIILIYYTNSSKMVRMILGAAVLLLIIPLVAGDNRYYMEVASQVGIYVAMALGLNIVVGFAGLLDLGYVAFFAAGAYAYAIFSTSQANQFIPGELFPLTGDWFWPFLIVGLIVAAIFGILLGLPVLRVKGDYLAIVTLGFGEIIRIIFNNLDKPINITNGPQGITPIPQPELFGIKMSTPFYFYFIVLFVIIFIVIANIRFEHSRLGRAWVAVREDELAAQSMGISLLNTKLAAFATGASFAGVVGVIFAAKQTFIDPTSFTLMESIGILVMVILGGSGSIPGVILGAAFVTVLQVQLLKEFSNFLHSLQQSGIINLPNQLDPSKFQRLIFGVMLILVALYRPNGLIPAKRKKNDLDAIRGSKYSGGKLGILSKLQGKES, encoded by the coding sequence ATGGCAAACATCGGATGGAAATCGATCAAAGGAATTCCGCTCATTTTTACCTTGATCTGGATCGTTGGCTTTGCATCAGCCTTGCATTTTCTGGACAAGTCCGTCATTGCCTTCCTCGGGATTTTGTTCTCGATCATCTTGATTTACTACACCAATTCCAGCAAAATGGTTCGAATGATTCTGGGTGCTGCTGTGCTGCTGTTGATTATCCCGCTGGTCGCAGGAGACAACCGCTATTACATGGAGGTAGCCTCGCAGGTGGGCATCTACGTGGCAATGGCGCTCGGGCTGAACATCGTAGTAGGTTTTGCCGGTCTGCTTGACTTGGGGTATGTGGCGTTCTTTGCAGCGGGTGCCTATGCCTACGCGATTTTCTCCACGTCCCAGGCCAATCAGTTTATTCCAGGCGAGCTTTTCCCGCTCACGGGTGACTGGTTCTGGCCATTTCTCATCGTCGGCTTGATAGTGGCCGCGATATTCGGAATATTGCTGGGCTTGCCGGTTCTTCGGGTGAAGGGAGACTATCTGGCCATCGTTACGCTTGGCTTTGGTGAGATTATTCGGATTATCTTCAACAACCTGGATAAGCCGATCAACATTACGAACGGACCGCAGGGGATTACACCGATCCCGCAGCCGGAGCTGTTCGGGATCAAAATGAGCACGCCGTTCTACTTCTATTTTATTGTCTTGTTCGTGATTATTTTCATCGTCATCGCCAATATCCGCTTTGAACACTCCCGTCTGGGCCGCGCCTGGGTGGCGGTGCGCGAAGACGAGCTGGCTGCGCAATCGATGGGGATTTCCCTGCTCAATACCAAGCTGGCTGCTTTTGCCACCGGAGCATCCTTCGCCGGTGTGGTGGGCGTCATCTTTGCAGCCAAGCAGACCTTTATCGACCCGACGTCGTTTACACTGATGGAGTCGATCGGGATTCTCGTCATGGTTATTCTCGGGGGCAGTGGAAGCATCCCCGGTGTTATTCTGGGGGCGGCCTTCGTCACCGTGCTTCAGGTACAGCTTTTGAAGGAGTTCTCCAACTTCCTGCATTCGCTGCAGCAATCAGGGATCATTAATCTGCCAAACCAGTTGGACCCGTCCAAATTCCAACGCCTGATCTTCGGGGTCATGCTGATCCTCGTCGCTCTGTACAGGCCGAACGGGCTGATACCGGCCAAGCGGAAGAAGAACGATCTGGATGCGATCAGAGGCAGCAAATACTCCGGAGGAAAGCTTGGCATTTTAAGCAAGCTCCAGGGGAAAGAGTCGTAG
- a CDS encoding ABC transporter ATP-binding protein gives MALLEANGLTKRFGGLVANQDVTVKIEEGSITAVIGPNGAGKTTFFNMVTGFYEPDEGDVLLDGKSIKGLRPDQIAERGITRTFQNIRLFKQMSALENVMVGTHSRLSAGILGIMFNTKRVREEEERAKVEAYQLMEYVGIADVANEAAGSLPYGLQRRLEIARALATNPKIILLDEPAAGMNPRETIEMTDFIRKLKSELGLTIILIEHDMKLVMGLSEYIHVLDYGRKIAEGTPEQIRNNPNVIEAYLGKSATEVS, from the coding sequence ATGGCATTATTGGAAGCCAACGGGTTGACCAAGCGCTTCGGCGGTCTGGTTGCCAATCAGGATGTAACGGTAAAAATTGAAGAGGGAAGCATTACGGCTGTCATCGGTCCCAACGGTGCGGGCAAAACCACCTTCTTCAATATGGTGACGGGTTTCTACGAGCCGGATGAGGGAGACGTCCTGCTCGATGGAAAAAGCATCAAGGGACTGCGCCCTGACCAGATTGCGGAGCGGGGGATTACGCGTACCTTTCAAAATATTCGTCTGTTCAAGCAGATGTCGGCCCTGGAAAATGTGATGGTGGGTACTCACAGCAGGCTGTCGGCGGGAATCTTGGGCATCATGTTCAATACCAAGCGTGTCCGGGAAGAGGAAGAGCGTGCAAAGGTGGAAGCGTATCAATTGATGGAATACGTCGGCATCGCGGATGTCGCCAATGAAGCGGCCGGGAGTCTGCCGTACGGTTTGCAGCGGCGCCTGGAGATCGCCCGCGCGCTGGCCACCAATCCAAAGATTATACTGCTCGACGAACCGGCTGCCGGGATGAACCCGCGCGAGACGATCGAGATGACCGATTTTATCCGCAAGCTGAAGAGTGAGCTGGGTTTGACGATTATTCTGATCGAGCATGACATGAAGCTGGTCATGGGGCTGAGCGAATACATTCACGTACTGGACTATGGACGCAAGATTGCCGAGGGTACGCCGGAACAGATCCGCAATAATCCGAACGTGATTGAGGCTTACCTGGGGAAAAGCGCGACGGAAGTGTCGTAA
- a CDS encoding ABC transporter ATP-binding protein yields the protein MPLLELQNIHTYYGGIHALKGMSIEVNEGEVVTLIGSNGAGKSTTLKTICGQTRAREGRITFDGKDITQMRTHDIALLGIAHVPEGRRIFPKLTVRENLEMGAFSVKDKQIIEEGIERAFRYFPRLKERIDQKGGTMSGGEQQMLAIARGLMMKPKILMLDEPSMGLAPILVEQIFDIVTELNREGMTILLVEQNANQALSVANRGYVIQTGEIILKDDAQDLLANPQVREAYLA from the coding sequence ATGCCGTTGCTTGAATTGCAAAACATTCACACCTATTACGGCGGTATCCACGCGTTGAAAGGCATGAGCATTGAAGTCAATGAGGGCGAAGTGGTTACGCTGATCGGCTCCAACGGGGCCGGGAAGTCGACTACCTTGAAAACCATCTGTGGACAGACGCGTGCCCGAGAAGGCCGCATCACGTTTGACGGGAAAGATATTACCCAGATGCGGACGCATGACATCGCACTGCTGGGAATTGCCCATGTGCCGGAAGGCCGCCGGATTTTCCCCAAACTGACCGTGCGTGAGAATCTGGAGATGGGTGCGTTTTCTGTAAAAGACAAGCAGATTATCGAAGAGGGCATCGAGCGGGCGTTTCGCTACTTCCCGCGGCTGAAAGAGCGGATTGATCAAAAAGGCGGGACGATGTCCGGCGGTGAGCAGCAGATGCTGGCGATCGCACGCGGACTGATGATGAAGCCCAAAATTCTGATGCTGGATGAGCCGTCCATGGGCTTGGCGCCGATTCTGGTGGAACAAATTTTTGATATTGTCACAGAGCTGAACCGGGAAGGAATGACGATCCTGCTGGTTGAGCAAAACGCAAACCAGGCGCTATCGGTGGCGAATCGCGGTTACGTCATTCAGACAGGTGAAATTATTCTGAAGGACGATGCGCAAGATCTCCTGGCAAATCCTCAGGTGCGGGAAGCTTATCTGGCGTAG
- the pdxR gene encoding MocR-like pyridoxine biosynthesis transcription factor PdxR, with amino-acid sequence MEIHPNWMKDSTGMLYAQLYQYFREEIRSRRIPPGTRLPSVRALSRNLHLSKTTVETAYHQLLAEGYIESRERSGFYVVEWEEEIGEAAGISRDFPWLEPIKNSDGQEKVKRQSVEKENTARVLYDFHHARVDADHFPYEIWRRYSNQCLQRENREILYYGDPQGELVLREQIASYLQKARGVHAHADAVVIGAGTQLLIQLLCWLFGRESQSIAMEEPGYNGVRSVFVQNGYQVIPIPLDEDGIQVEVLEASRAPLVYVTPSHQEPLGAVMPYAKRSRLLQWAARTGAYLIEDDYDGEFRYQTKPIPSLQGMDQAGRVIYLGTFSKSLLPSIRISYMVLPPELLRRYQERLREFDQSCSRIHQETLALFMKNGEWERHIRKMRTLYSKKHQAMLSSLHEQFGERIRVMGHNAGLSMTVEVASLLTAEELARVARSAGIRVYPATPKWMAYPPGQAPVFQFGFGGLSTEEIAAGIHLLKETWEPYLPGPKAAYL; translated from the coding sequence ATGGAGATACACCCCAACTGGATGAAAGACAGCACTGGCATGTTGTACGCGCAGCTTTACCAGTATTTTCGGGAAGAAATCCGGAGCAGGCGTATCCCGCCGGGCACCCGCCTGCCGTCTGTTCGTGCTTTGAGCCGTAACCTGCATCTGAGCAAAACCACAGTGGAAACGGCCTACCATCAGCTCCTGGCAGAAGGTTATATCGAAAGCCGGGAGAGAAGCGGTTTTTATGTGGTGGAGTGGGAGGAGGAGATCGGCGAGGCGGCGGGCATTTCGAGGGATTTCCCGTGGCTGGAACCAATCAAAAACAGTGATGGCCAGGAAAAGGTGAAGAGGCAGTCAGTCGAGAAGGAAAACACGGCAAGAGTTCTCTACGATTTTCACCATGCGCGGGTCGACGCTGATCATTTTCCCTATGAGATCTGGCGTCGTTACAGCAATCAGTGCTTGCAGCGGGAAAACAGGGAGATTCTCTACTACGGTGACCCGCAGGGCGAGCTGGTTTTACGGGAGCAGATCGCGAGCTATTTGCAAAAGGCGCGTGGGGTACATGCTCATGCCGATGCGGTTGTGATTGGAGCGGGGACACAGCTTTTGATTCAGTTGCTGTGCTGGTTGTTTGGCCGGGAGAGTCAAAGCATCGCCATGGAGGAGCCGGGCTACAACGGCGTGCGAAGTGTTTTTGTGCAAAACGGCTACCAGGTCATCCCGATCCCGCTGGATGAGGATGGCATCCAGGTGGAAGTGCTCGAAGCCAGCCGAGCACCGCTGGTTTATGTTACTCCTTCCCATCAGGAGCCGCTCGGGGCGGTGATGCCCTACGCAAAGCGATCCAGACTGCTGCAATGGGCAGCCCGGACAGGGGCGTACCTCATCGAGGACGATTATGATGGCGAGTTTCGGTATCAGACAAAACCGATTCCCTCTCTGCAGGGGATGGATCAGGCGGGACGGGTCATTTATCTGGGGACCTTCTCCAAATCGCTTCTGCCCTCAATACGGATCAGCTATATGGTGCTGCCGCCTGAACTGCTGCGGCGCTATCAGGAGAGACTCCGGGAGTTTGATCAATCCTGTTCGCGCATACATCAAGAGACACTGGCTCTGTTCATGAAAAACGGTGAATGGGAACGGCATATTCGCAAAATGCGGACGCTCTACAGCAAGAAGCATCAAGCTATGCTGAGCAGTTTGCATGAACAGTTTGGAGAGCGCATCCGGGTGATGGGCCATAATGCGGGCTTGTCGATGACTGTAGAAGTGGCCTCTTTGCTGACGGCGGAGGAGTTGGCCCGTGTGGCGCGGTCAGCAGGAATTCGCGTCTATCCGGCCACGCCAAAATGGATGGCCTATCCACCGGGCCAAGCCCCTGTTTTTCAGTTTGGATTTGGCGGTTTGTCTACGGAAGAGATTGCAGCAGGAATTCACCTGTTAAAAGAGACATGGGAACCCTATTTGCCTGGACCGAAGGCCGCTTATCTTTGA
- a CDS encoding AzlC family ABC transporter permease, with protein sequence MNSSKLSFLQGMKQIIPVASAGIVDGLVFGILARQAGLGITEAMLLSLLVNAGSSQFAAVGLISQGIVGWPILVSTALLNARHLLYGLSLGPYFRQTPPWKLSLMGAGLNDETYALKVTYLTSGNKPSLPFFAGAGIVDYVIWNVSTLAGAWFGTVFTQTEAFGLDFAFIATFLGFLAVNLLSSFHVKVGLAASVAACLAYWLGGGTAGVIAGTLVAVMIGAVKRDG encoded by the coding sequence TTGAATTCGTCAAAATTGTCTTTTCTGCAAGGGATGAAACAAATTATTCCCGTCGCATCGGCCGGAATCGTAGACGGGCTGGTTTTCGGCATTCTGGCCAGACAAGCCGGTCTTGGCATTACAGAGGCCATGCTGCTATCCCTGCTGGTAAACGCGGGTTCCTCCCAATTTGCTGCCGTCGGTTTGATTTCGCAGGGGATCGTGGGCTGGCCGATCTTGGTCTCTACCGCGTTGTTAAACGCCCGCCATCTTTTGTACGGGCTTTCGCTGGGGCCGTATTTTCGCCAAACACCTCCGTGGAAGCTCTCGCTGATGGGAGCCGGGCTGAATGACGAGACGTACGCCTTGAAGGTGACATATCTCACCTCTGGCAATAAACCGAGTCTGCCGTTTTTTGCAGGTGCCGGGATTGTGGATTACGTGATCTGGAACGTAAGTACACTGGCGGGCGCGTGGTTTGGCACTGTCTTTACCCAGACGGAAGCGTTTGGTCTTGATTTTGCCTTTATTGCTACATTTTTAGGCTTCCTGGCGGTCAATCTCCTCTCGTCTTTTCACGTGAAGGTAGGGCTAGCTGCATCGGTGGCGGCGTGTCTTGCTTACTGGCTCGGCGGCGGAACTGCCGGAGTGATTGCGGGAACTCTGGTTGCGGTGATGATTGGGGCGGTGAAGCGGGATGGATAA
- a CDS encoding AzlD domain-containing protein: protein MDNIILIIILMALITYLTRFPMLLISSRWSVPDWLKRGLAMVPVGVFSSLTVPPILFHTKNGQWSPEFLAAGVVALSVGLWRKQIVWALLAGVGALIIWRYLGG, encoded by the coding sequence ATGGATAACATCATCCTCATTATTATACTGATGGCACTGATCACGTATTTGACACGCTTTCCAATGCTGTTGATCAGCTCCCGCTGGTCGGTTCCCGATTGGCTGAAAAGAGGACTGGCGATGGTGCCAGTCGGGGTGTTCAGTTCCTTGACGGTACCGCCGATTCTCTTTCATACAAAAAACGGTCAGTGGAGTCCCGAATTTTTGGCTGCCGGGGTAGTTGCACTCTCCGTCGGTTTGTGGAGAAAGCAGATTGTCTGGGCGCTGCTCGCCGGTGTCGGGGCGTTGATCATCTGGCGCTATCTGGGTGGATGA
- a CDS encoding helix-turn-helix transcriptional regulator gives MEKVERLISIIMILLKKDVVSTKEFAQLFSVSKRTILRDMETLSLSNIPIYSVIGIHGGYGIMDEYKVDKRLLNSSDLENILTALGGLEQILISEEVEITIKKIEAMVSPLAPKGSIQLSFYDWEGRSEIRQTLKTCQEAILKRRVVSFDYIDKNGTATKRTVEPYQLHFSETSWYLKGFCLHRMRYRTFKLSRIDHLNMNEQTFSPRNDLLEQEQEASFQPELVAVKALISPGIKDQFIERYGRKSIEKYSSEYFLATIYVPQNSIGFQFLASFGTNLEIVEPKTYIEEFRDYLLKIVNKYS, from the coding sequence ATGGAAAAGGTTGAGAGGCTAATCTCTATCATTATGATATTGCTGAAGAAAGATGTTGTTTCTACCAAAGAATTCGCGCAATTATTTAGCGTTTCCAAAAGAACGATTCTTCGCGATATGGAAACCTTGAGTTTATCAAACATCCCGATCTATTCGGTCATTGGAATTCATGGCGGCTACGGCATTATGGATGAATACAAGGTGGATAAACGTCTTTTAAACAGCTCCGACTTAGAGAATATATTGACTGCGCTCGGCGGATTGGAACAAATTCTAATTAGTGAAGAAGTTGAAATAACGATCAAAAAAATAGAAGCCATGGTTAGCCCATTGGCTCCGAAAGGTTCCATTCAATTATCTTTTTATGATTGGGAGGGGCGGTCTGAGATTCGTCAAACCTTGAAGACATGTCAGGAAGCCATCTTAAAGCGAAGAGTAGTTTCATTTGATTATATAGATAAAAATGGCACTGCGACGAAAAGAACTGTAGAGCCCTATCAGCTTCATTTTAGCGAGACGAGTTGGTACCTGAAAGGATTCTGCTTACATCGCATGAGATATAGAACGTTCAAATTATCTCGGATCGATCATCTTAATATGAATGAACAAACGTTTAGCCCTAGAAATGATTTGTTGGAACAAGAGCAGGAAGCAAGTTTTCAACCGGAACTAGTCGCAGTCAAGGCGTTGATTTCGCCTGGCATAAAAGATCAATTCATTGAAAGGTACGGTCGAAAGAGTATTGAAAAATACAGTTCAGAATATTTTTTAGCTACCATCTATGTTCCGCAAAACAGTATTGGCTTTCAATTTTTAGCGAGTTTCGGGACAAATCTGGAAATAGTAGAGCCGAAAACCTATATTGAAGAATTTCGAGATTATTTACTTAAAATAGTGAATAAATATTCCTAA
- a CDS encoding VOC family protein: protein MSAIAYLNFDGIAEQAIEFYSEALSALEVKIVKFGDIPQDPNYPMPENELNMVMESSIEFAGGKIMMSDILPSMKAVTGELVKGNNILISLVIDDKQKLEQYFNSLSLGGYVTMSLSNYPWSSCFGTLVDKFGVNWKFNSDADQFLDNVISNKQ from the coding sequence ATGTCAGCTATTGCCTATTTAAACTTTGATGGAATTGCAGAACAAGCGATTGAATTTTATTCGGAGGCTTTAAGCGCACTTGAGGTAAAAATAGTGAAATTTGGGGATATCCCACAAGATCCAAACTACCCAATGCCGGAAAATGAGTTAAATATGGTCATGGAGTCTTCCATAGAATTCGCAGGCGGGAAAATCATGATGTCGGACATTTTGCCTTCAATGAAGGCGGTAACAGGTGAGCTGGTGAAAGGGAATAATATTCTGATTAGCCTAGTCATCGATGATAAGCAAAAACTGGAACAATACTTTAATAGTTTGTCCCTTGGTGGCTATGTCACCATGTCGTTATCCAATTATCCTTGGTCTTCGTGCTTTGGAACGCTGGTTGATAAATTTGGGGTCAACTGGAAATTCAATAGCGACGCAGATCAGTTTCTTGATAACGTAATATCCAACAAACAGTAA